One genomic region from Sphingobacterium multivorum encodes:
- a CDS encoding aminopeptidase P family protein — translation MKHIEKLAAIREAMKVQGIDGYIIPSSDPHISEYLPERYKCIAWASGFTGSAGTLAITQDFAGLWTDSRYFVQAAEQLAGTGFELVKLKVQGAAEYADWLGEQLGAGAKVAFDGNLASLLVAQSVQHTLEPLEIKVDGHVDLLSSLWEGRPALPKAQAYLLGENITGQSTVSKIEAVRAEMKKNRTEAHLISSLDDLAWLLNIRGQDVPCNPVVLGFVFITPENATLYIEPSKLTTQATEELKGYGVSVSAYEDIFKAIPSLDVASILIDPKRTCFAVYDSIPKQVKIVEKINPSTSLKAIKNKVEVENNRHTFVKDGIALTRFFKWLEENVSSGELSELSIAEKLRGFRESQDGFVDVSFTTIAGYLDHGALPHYSANEKSNYILQPKGLLLVDSGGQYTTGTTDITRVVTLGGLTQEEKEDYTLVLKGTIEGSQAIFPTGTRGYQIDAITRRPLWETLRNYGHGTGHGVGFFLNVHEGPQVFNAAAIDVAVEPGMITSIEPGLYRVGKHGIRIENLVLTRKAGSSEFGDFLDFETLTICYIATDLIEKSLLDKKHIAWLNNYNQWVFDQLSTHLTAEEKNWLADKCQAI, via the coding sequence ATGAAGCATATCGAAAAATTAGCTGCCATTCGTGAGGCGATGAAGGTTCAGGGAATCGATGGATATATCATTCCATCTTCAGATCCTCATATTAGTGAATATCTACCGGAGCGTTATAAATGTATTGCCTGGGCGTCTGGTTTTACCGGATCAGCAGGGACGTTGGCAATCACACAGGATTTTGCCGGCCTTTGGACCGATTCTCGTTATTTTGTCCAAGCAGCAGAGCAATTGGCGGGAACAGGCTTTGAATTGGTGAAATTGAAAGTGCAAGGTGCAGCGGAGTATGCAGATTGGTTGGGCGAACAGTTGGGCGCTGGTGCTAAAGTTGCTTTTGACGGCAATCTCGCTTCTTTATTAGTGGCTCAATCTGTTCAGCATACTTTGGAGCCTTTGGAGATCAAAGTAGATGGTCATGTTGACCTGTTGTCGTCATTATGGGAAGGACGACCAGCGCTGCCTAAGGCACAGGCCTACCTGCTGGGTGAAAATATTACGGGACAGTCGACGGTTTCTAAAATTGAAGCTGTTCGTGCGGAGATGAAAAAGAATAGAACGGAAGCTCATCTGATCTCATCTTTGGATGACTTGGCCTGGTTATTAAACATCCGTGGTCAAGATGTACCATGTAACCCTGTTGTTTTGGGATTTGTATTTATTACCCCAGAAAATGCAACGCTTTATATCGAACCTTCGAAGTTGACAACTCAGGCAACTGAAGAACTTAAAGGCTATGGAGTAAGTGTTTCGGCTTATGAAGATATTTTTAAAGCGATTCCTTCATTGGATGTTGCTTCAATTTTAATTGATCCTAAACGTACCTGTTTTGCTGTTTACGATAGCATACCTAAACAGGTTAAGATTGTTGAGAAAATAAACCCCTCGACAAGTTTAAAAGCGATTAAGAACAAGGTTGAAGTTGAAAATAACCGCCATACCTTTGTGAAAGACGGTATAGCGTTGACGCGTTTCTTCAAATGGTTGGAAGAAAATGTCTCCTCTGGTGAGCTTTCCGAATTATCTATTGCGGAGAAATTACGTGGATTTCGCGAAAGTCAAGATGGTTTTGTCGACGTCTCATTCACGACAATTGCGGGATACTTGGATCACGGTGCCCTACCGCATTATTCAGCCAATGAAAAATCGAACTATATATTACAACCTAAAGGTTTACTATTGGTCGATTCTGGCGGACAATATACTACTGGTACAACGGATATTACAAGGGTGGTAACGCTTGGTGGTCTTACGCAGGAGGAAAAAGAGGATTATACGCTTGTACTCAAGGGAACAATAGAAGGCTCTCAGGCCATTTTCCCTACTGGAACCCGCGGCTACCAGATCGATGCCATTACGCGTCGCCCATTGTGGGAAACATTACGCAATTATGGACATGGTACAGGACATGGCGTCGGTTTCTTCCTAAACGTTCACGAGGGGCCGCAAGTGTTCAATGCAGCTGCAATAGATGTTGCTGTTGAACCAGGGATGATTACATCGATCGAGCCCGGATTGTATCGCGTAGGCAAACATGGTATCCGCATTGAAAACCTTGTGTTGACCCGTAAAGCGGGTTCTTCCGAATTTGGAGACTTTCTGGATTTTGAGACACTAACAATATGTTATATCGCAACTGATTTAATCGAAAAATCCCTATTGGATAAGAAACATATTGCTTGGTTGAATAACTATAATCAGTGGGTGTTTGATCAATTATCGACTCATCTTACTGCTGAGGAAAAGAATTGGTTGGCAGACAAGTGCCAGGCGATTTAA
- a CDS encoding response regulator, giving the protein MTPETKRTIILIDDNAILRTIFAHMLQGFTEYEIDFHSFQNALDALDFLDNNDLSQSLMPAILFVDINMPFMTGWELMDVLENRTDFIKQTNIFIVSSSTSKNDQEQLANYPFISGFILKPFGKESIYEILKKPD; this is encoded by the coding sequence ATGACTCCTGAAACCAAAAGAACGATCATTCTCATTGATGATAATGCCATTTTACGGACTATTTTCGCCCATATGCTACAGGGATTTACCGAATACGAGATTGACTTTCATTCCTTCCAAAATGCCCTGGACGCATTGGATTTTTTGGATAACAATGACCTCAGCCAGTCGTTGATGCCAGCAATACTCTTTGTGGACATCAATATGCCATTTATGACTGGTTGGGAGTTAATGGATGTGCTTGAAAACCGGACCGACTTCATCAAGCAAACCAACATTTTTATTGTCAGTTCCTCCACGAGCAAAAACGATCAGGAGCAACTGGCAAATTACCCTTTTATAAGCGGTTTTATTCTGAAACCTTTTGGAAAAGAATCCATTTATGAGATTTTGAAAAAACCCGATTAA
- a CDS encoding sensor histidine kinase, with protein MLFDQTVNTRLEGTITTTDDGTILLFNKRAQELLDLDSTADTYKIHQLITFYRADDLSVLSPSETPFFTALSKNQDQNEIILGRKKDQEFKWYQFDVHVMIEDNKKGLLISLIDVSKLVNKNRVLEDKQHQLQLLVASLNDLVFEVTDAGVFKNYWTNNPDLLFYSPEEFLNKSLTELFPPDLAIPTVQLIQNSLKLDRELKMDFQSNLNEHKDKWYRLQIKPIHRAQNRVALVISDITKQVESNEKSKFNEHKFNQAFYLSGLGISLTSLEGYSIESNNMLTKILGYSHEEMSKTKFTDRTHPDDINKDVELREKLVRGEIDAFTLQKRYIHKLGHFVWCSVTVAAVFDNTNTAQFLIVQVQDISESKKNIEILKRQKIESDLVKIDLETKIRQLEEFANILAHDLKGPLSNIQMLIAEIKLTHDEKIKADFMNLLHTSSDDLTETLHNLDGILDIKSNNSLIYEQCNFLDIFKKVQQQFMEEIQQKNAIISIEFNVKDIYYPKIYLESIFSNLISNALRFTATDRAPKIEIHTHQEQEGTLLTVKDNGLGINLPKYKSELFMFKKVFHRGFESKGVGLFLIRYQIESLGGKIDVQSKIDSGSTFYVKFLEKAYTDPLIQL; from the coding sequence ATGCTTTTTGATCAAACTGTAAATACAAGGTTGGAGGGAACAATCACGACCACAGATGATGGCACTATTTTACTATTCAACAAAAGGGCTCAAGAACTTTTAGACCTCGATAGTACGGCAGATACCTACAAAATACATCAATTAATTACGTTTTACAGAGCAGATGATCTTTCGGTATTGTCGCCTTCAGAAACGCCATTTTTTACTGCTCTTTCCAAAAACCAAGACCAAAATGAAATTATCCTAGGACGAAAAAAGGATCAAGAGTTTAAATGGTATCAATTCGATGTTCATGTTATGATAGAAGACAATAAAAAAGGTCTTTTAATTTCATTAATAGATGTATCGAAATTGGTCAATAAAAACCGCGTCCTGGAAGATAAGCAACACCAACTTCAATTGCTTGTTGCCTCATTAAATGATCTCGTATTTGAGGTAACCGATGCCGGGGTATTTAAAAACTACTGGACCAACAATCCAGATCTCTTGTTCTACAGTCCCGAAGAATTTCTAAACAAGAGTCTCACAGAACTCTTTCCGCCAGATCTTGCTATACCCACTGTCCAATTAATACAAAATTCATTAAAATTGGACCGCGAACTTAAGATGGATTTTCAATCCAATTTAAACGAGCACAAGGACAAATGGTATCGTTTACAGATTAAACCCATACATAGGGCTCAGAACCGGGTAGCCCTGGTTATTTCCGACATTACAAAACAAGTCGAGTCCAATGAAAAAAGTAAATTCAATGAACACAAGTTTAATCAAGCATTTTATTTATCAGGTCTGGGAATTTCATTGACAAGTCTCGAAGGCTACTCCATAGAATCCAATAATATGTTAACCAAAATTCTTGGTTATTCGCATGAAGAAATGTCGAAAACCAAGTTTACTGATAGGACGCACCCCGATGATATAAACAAAGATGTTGAACTTAGAGAAAAACTTGTCAGGGGTGAAATCGACGCATTTACGCTTCAAAAACGCTATATACATAAATTAGGCCATTTTGTATGGTGTTCTGTAACGGTTGCGGCAGTTTTTGATAATACCAATACCGCACAATTTCTCATCGTCCAGGTTCAGGATATTTCCGAATCAAAAAAGAATATCGAAATCCTAAAAAGGCAAAAAATTGAATCGGATTTAGTCAAAATAGATCTTGAAACCAAAATACGGCAACTGGAAGAATTTGCGAACATCCTCGCTCATGACCTAAAAGGCCCACTCAGCAATATACAGATGCTTATTGCCGAAATTAAGTTAACGCATGATGAAAAAATAAAGGCTGATTTTATGAACCTGCTGCATACTAGCAGTGACGATCTGACTGAAACGTTACATAATTTGGACGGAATACTTGATATCAAATCAAACAATTCACTGATTTATGAACAATGTAATTTTTTAGATATATTCAAAAAAGTGCAGCAGCAATTTATGGAAGAAATACAGCAAAAAAATGCAATAATTTCCATCGAATTCAATGTAAAAGACATTTATTATCCTAAGATTTATCTGGAAAGTATTTTCAGCAACCTCATCAGTAATGCGCTCCGATTTACAGCGACAGACCGAGCCCCTAAGATCGAAATACATACGCATCAGGAACAAGAAGGAACGTTATTAACGGTTAAAGACAACGGATTGGGTATTAACTTGCCAAAATACAAATCGGAGCTGTTTATGTTCAAAAAGGTTTTTCACCGTGGATTTGAGAGTAAAGGTGTCGGATTGTTCCTCATTAGATATCAGATCGAATCATTGGGCGGAAAGATCGATGTACAAAGTAAAATCGATTCGGGTAGCACCTTTTATGTCAAATTTTTAGAAAAAGCATATACAGATCCGCTGATACAGCTATAA
- a CDS encoding alpha-L-fucosidase has translation MIPSIKRLLILSLLLFSISAKLFAQTSEKASWFKDARFGMFIHWGLYSAAEGMWKGEPLRYMNNYAEWLRYRNRVSKEEYGTLAKRFDWSKIDPEQWVLLAKEAGMKYIIITAKHHDGVALWDTKVGHYSLPQLSGSNRDVIKDIAVACRKHGMKLGFYYSHWIDWEHPYGWNHQQELSGHVTDAQYNQYWQEKVIPQLRELMTNYGDIALIWFDMWIPYQKSIIKKEQLLQVVKLIRELQPNCLINSRLGLPTDAENVDFETLGDNQFGSNYINHPWETPGTIAHSWGYNGQENEWKSTSQIFQSLISNVSLNGGFTLNIGPRANGTVPYESVSRLHEVGNWLNTYGEGIYGSTGLDLKNNQFDWGYLTTKKEGQKTVVYAHVFNWPLDHTLRITGIKSTPEQVSLMKGSVSTALKFDQSLSLIHIQLPDAQPDHYVSEVKLTFNGPVELDKNTVSESTFGGFSLKSTNSLNQGLKIVRYNGKNPTHAILTGDTKIDWEVTIPEAGVYSLDFSAHNPNKENSVFEVSTTNQRLEGSFAPTNKMVVEPNENNYTEEFVENRIGKFKFDKPGKYIITFNSKQVQPLWFNWMWLEKIKN, from the coding sequence ATGATACCATCAATCAAGCGACTACTGATTCTGTCATTATTGCTATTCAGTATTTCGGCCAAACTATTTGCACAAACTTCTGAAAAAGCCTCATGGTTTAAAGATGCCCGCTTTGGCATGTTCATTCATTGGGGACTATACAGTGCTGCTGAAGGCATGTGGAAGGGCGAACCTTTGCGTTATATGAATAACTATGCCGAGTGGTTAAGATATCGCAACCGCGTCTCCAAAGAAGAATACGGTACCTTGGCAAAACGTTTCGACTGGAGTAAAATAGATCCTGAGCAATGGGTTCTTCTAGCAAAAGAAGCTGGGATGAAATACATTATCATCACCGCCAAACATCACGATGGTGTTGCTCTTTGGGACACAAAAGTTGGTCATTATAGCCTTCCACAATTGAGTGGTTCCAATCGGGATGTCATCAAAGATATTGCAGTAGCCTGTAGAAAGCACGGCATGAAATTGGGTTTTTATTATTCACATTGGATTGACTGGGAACATCCATACGGTTGGAACCATCAGCAGGAGCTGTCGGGACATGTTACCGATGCCCAATACAATCAATATTGGCAAGAAAAAGTCATCCCTCAACTGCGCGAACTGATGACCAATTATGGCGATATTGCATTGATATGGTTCGACATGTGGATCCCTTATCAAAAATCTATTATTAAAAAAGAACAATTACTTCAAGTTGTCAAACTTATCCGTGAACTTCAACCTAATTGCCTGATTAATTCACGTCTAGGTCTTCCTACGGATGCAGAGAATGTGGATTTCGAGACATTAGGTGACAACCAATTTGGCAGCAATTATATTAACCATCCCTGGGAAACCCCTGGGACGATTGCCCATTCTTGGGGATACAATGGCCAGGAAAATGAATGGAAATCAACCAGTCAAATTTTCCAGTCCTTAATCTCCAATGTAAGTCTCAACGGCGGGTTCACCTTAAATATCGGACCACGTGCCAATGGAACAGTGCCCTACGAAAGTGTCAGTCGTCTGCACGAAGTCGGAAATTGGCTAAACACATACGGAGAAGGCATCTACGGCAGCACCGGCCTTGATCTAAAAAACAACCAGTTCGATTGGGGTTACCTGACAACCAAAAAAGAAGGGCAAAAAACAGTCGTGTATGCACACGTCTTTAATTGGCCCTTAGACCATACACTTCGGATTACAGGAATCAAATCGACACCAGAACAGGTTTCCCTGATGAAGGGAAGTGTATCAACGGCACTAAAATTTGATCAGAGTCTCAGTTTAATCCATATCCAATTGCCTGACGCGCAGCCGGATCATTATGTTTCAGAAGTTAAATTAACCTTTAATGGGCCGGTGGAACTAGACAAAAATACGGTCTCAGAATCAACCTTTGGTGGCTTTTCATTGAAATCAACCAATAGCCTGAACCAAGGACTCAAAATTGTACGCTATAACGGCAAAAATCCAACGCATGCGATCCTGACGGGGGATACTAAGATCGATTGGGAGGTAACCATCCCCGAAGCTGGCGTCTACTCACTCGATTTTTCAGCACATAATCCCAATAAAGAAAACAGTGTTTTTGAAGTCAGCACGACCAATCAGCGGTTGGAAGGAAGTTTTGCTCCTACAAACAAAATGGTGGTCGAGCCCAATGAAAACAATTATACAGAAGAATTTGTCGAAAACCGCATCGGCAAATTTAAATTCGATAAGCCCGGAAAGTATATCATCACCTTTAATAGTAAACAAGTACAACCACTTTGGTTCAACTGGATGTGGCTAGAAAAAATTAAGAATTAG
- a CDS encoding alkaline phosphatase translates to MVKNTKLMWLLFAGLSIQSVSAQQKLTANAGHSHNDYKQQIPLLEAYYAGMGSIEADVFYRNGELYVAHESSEIKPGKTLKKLYIDPLIAFFKENGNKPYAKPEQTLQLVIDIKENYEQVLSKLLADLKGNESVFDQQKNPSAIKIVVSGEIPPPEKFDNYPSMIYFDGRPEKDYTPAQLKHIGMISQDIKQYSVWNGKGTPTPPDLEKMKSVIDKAHKLGKPFRFWATKDSPNSWKELGHMGVDWINTDHPTALKNFYLNNAKVEYANPKAYIPYQPTYKNDGATSKVKNVILLIGDGMGLAQIQAGLSANFGQSNIINMKHIGLSRTEASNSDFTDSAAGGTALATGHKTNNRYIGVDADGKLLSAIPDTLAQHGIKSGIISAGDITDATPAAFYAHQIDRTMSQEIAADFKNSHVDILVGSRRESFLNNKDNTLMKQLTAKGYQLQQNLGDFEKATSGKQLVLLADSATRRILDGRGEMLKTSLSKTIELLSKNKNGFFIMAEGAQIDYGAHANDLPYVVTEQHDFDRLVGEALKFADQDGETLVIVTADHETGGLSLLDANYKKGTVRGNFSSDDHTNIMVPVFAYGPGAQNFIGIYNNTAVFKKIIQAFNLK, encoded by the coding sequence ATGGTAAAAAACACTAAATTAATGTGGCTGTTATTTGCCGGCCTAAGCATTCAGTCAGTTTCTGCACAACAGAAACTGACTGCCAATGCAGGTCATAGCCACAATGATTACAAACAACAAATTCCGCTGTTGGAGGCTTACTATGCTGGAATGGGCTCTATCGAAGCGGACGTCTTCTACCGCAATGGAGAGCTCTACGTTGCTCATGAAAGCAGCGAAATCAAACCAGGGAAGACGTTAAAAAAACTTTACATCGACCCTTTAATTGCCTTCTTTAAGGAGAACGGCAATAAACCTTATGCCAAACCTGAGCAAACCTTGCAGCTTGTGATTGATATTAAGGAAAATTACGAACAGGTATTGTCTAAATTGTTAGCCGATTTGAAGGGCAACGAATCTGTTTTCGACCAGCAGAAAAATCCTTCCGCCATTAAAATCGTCGTCAGCGGTGAAATCCCACCGCCCGAAAAGTTCGACAATTATCCATCGATGATTTATTTTGATGGTAGGCCGGAAAAAGACTATACGCCGGCACAGCTCAAACATATTGGGATGATCAGTCAGGATATTAAGCAGTATTCTGTCTGGAATGGCAAAGGGACTCCCACTCCGCCCGACCTTGAAAAGATGAAATCTGTAATAGACAAAGCGCATAAATTAGGTAAACCCTTTCGTTTTTGGGCTACGAAAGATAGTCCCAATAGTTGGAAAGAGCTTGGTCATATGGGGGTAGACTGGATCAATACAGACCACCCTACTGCACTTAAGAATTTCTATTTAAACAACGCTAAAGTCGAATACGCAAATCCAAAGGCCTACATTCCCTATCAGCCAACCTATAAAAATGATGGTGCAACGAGCAAGGTCAAGAATGTTATTTTACTTATTGGTGATGGAATGGGCTTAGCCCAAATACAAGCAGGTTTAAGTGCCAATTTTGGTCAGTCCAATATCATCAATATGAAACATATTGGTCTTTCGCGCACCGAAGCATCCAACTCGGATTTTACAGACTCCGCTGCGGGCGGGACAGCTTTGGCTACTGGACATAAAACCAATAACCGTTACATTGGCGTGGATGCAGACGGTAAATTGTTGAGCGCTATTCCTGATACACTTGCTCAACACGGGATCAAAAGCGGTATCATCAGTGCGGGAGATATTACAGATGCTACTCCGGCTGCATTTTATGCACATCAGATCGATCGGACCATGTCGCAGGAAATTGCGGCAGATTTCAAAAATAGCCATGTGGATATTCTCGTTGGATCCCGTCGCGAAAGCTTCCTCAACAACAAGGATAACACGCTGATGAAGCAACTGACAGCAAAAGGTTATCAGCTTCAGCAAAATTTAGGTGATTTTGAAAAAGCGACATCAGGCAAACAGCTCGTACTCCTGGCGGATTCTGCGACAAGAAGAATACTCGATGGACGGGGAGAAATGCTAAAAACTTCCCTCTCAAAAACGATTGAGCTTTTGTCTAAAAATAAAAATGGCTTCTTTATCATGGCCGAGGGTGCACAGATTGACTATGGAGCCCATGCCAACGATCTCCCTTATGTTGTTACCGAACAGCATGACTTTGATCGGCTTGTCGGGGAAGCCCTAAAATTTGCGGATCAAGATGGTGAAACACTCGTCATTGTCACGGCAGATCACGAAACGGGAGGACTATCCCTGTTGGATGCCAATTATAAAAAGGGAACTGTTAGGGGCAATTTCAGCAGCGATGATCATACCAATATTATGGTACCTGTCTTTGCTTATGGACCAGGTGCGCAAAATTTTATTGGCATCTACAACAATACAGCCGTTTTTAAAAAGATTATCCAGGCCTTTAACTTGAAATAA
- a CDS encoding RagB/SusD family nutrient uptake outer membrane protein → MKTNIKYLAIAALAFFASCNKQLDITPEGSPSAQNFWKTEQDAIKAEAGMYEKYNEEDYYGRGMFWFINASDDMVTGRNKPEADNIKNFNRNYIGGGYTESQWSMRYAIIKRANDIIVNVPNISMDEARKKQIIGDAYFNAGLVYFQLAANYGNDKAGVPIVTPETDASVPVARANNVNENYDYIISLLLKAADNLPYFSEMKDTDYGKAHKTAAWAYLSKVYLYKKDYTNAAKYADMVISSGKHELLTNFVDVFKAANNWSKEYIWSVVCTPNGGGTGWGSKLPGVMLTNKAWGIYNGWGYYLPTKELYDSFETGDLRREATILKPGDKFQFFGAERTFTKDGGATSNYQFKKYMEPFSYANPIPTHVNPNGDNGTTDLNVPLMRYAEVLLIKAEAAINLNGAGAGDTELNKIRKRAGLIAKSGMTLVDLKRERRNELAGEWADRHRDLVRWGDAQATYAKPLHDFDGAVIWPARNFNPQVHDVWAVPQREIDNSSGVIKQNAGW, encoded by the coding sequence ATGAAAACGAATATAAAATACCTTGCAATAGCTGCACTAGCATTTTTTGCATCGTGCAACAAACAGTTAGATATAACGCCAGAGGGCTCCCCGTCTGCACAGAATTTCTGGAAAACGGAACAAGATGCGATCAAAGCAGAAGCTGGTATGTATGAAAAGTACAACGAAGAGGATTATTATGGTCGTGGAATGTTCTGGTTTATTAATGCCAGTGACGACATGGTGACCGGACGTAACAAACCCGAAGCCGACAATATCAAAAATTTCAACCGCAATTACATCGGTGGCGGTTATACAGAATCGCAATGGAGCATGCGTTATGCGATTATAAAAAGGGCCAACGATATTATTGTGAATGTTCCCAATATCTCCATGGATGAAGCTCGAAAAAAACAGATCATTGGTGACGCCTATTTCAATGCAGGCCTGGTTTATTTTCAGCTCGCCGCAAACTATGGTAACGACAAAGCGGGTGTTCCTATTGTTACACCTGAAACAGATGCTTCCGTTCCGGTAGCCAGAGCCAACAACGTTAATGAAAACTACGATTACATCATTTCACTGCTATTAAAAGCGGCCGACAACCTTCCTTATTTTTCTGAGATGAAGGATACCGATTATGGTAAAGCCCACAAAACAGCTGCATGGGCCTATTTATCAAAAGTGTATCTGTACAAAAAAGATTATACCAATGCAGCGAAGTACGCGGATATGGTGATCAGTTCGGGCAAACATGAATTATTGACCAACTTTGTGGATGTGTTTAAAGCCGCCAACAACTGGTCCAAAGAATATATCTGGTCGGTGGTCTGTACACCTAATGGTGGCGGTACTGGCTGGGGCAGCAAACTTCCAGGTGTGATGTTGACCAACAAAGCTTGGGGAATTTACAACGGCTGGGGTTACTATCTGCCGACAAAAGAACTTTACGATTCTTTTGAAACAGGTGACTTGCGTCGTGAAGCAACAATCTTGAAACCAGGAGACAAATTCCAGTTTTTTGGCGCAGAACGTACATTTACTAAAGACGGTGGCGCGACTTCGAACTATCAGTTCAAAAAGTACATGGAACCATTTTCATATGCCAACCCTATTCCAACACATGTCAATCCAAATGGTGACAACGGCACTACAGACCTCAATGTACCCTTGATGCGTTATGCCGAAGTATTATTGATTAAAGCTGAGGCGGCCATTAATTTAAATGGCGCTGGTGCTGGTGATACCGAATTAAATAAAATTAGAAAAAGAGCTGGTTTAATCGCAAAAAGCGGAATGACCCTCGTAGACCTAAAACGTGAGCGCCGCAATGAACTTGCTGGTGAATGGGCAGACCGTCACCGCGATTTGGTCAGATGGGGCGATGCGCAAGCTACCTATGCCAAACCGCTACACGATTTTGATGGTGCTGTAATTTGGCCGGCTAGAAATTTCAATCCGCAAGTACATGATGTCTGGGCAGTTCCACAACGCGAGATCGACAACAGTTCCGGCGTCATTAAACAAAATGCAGGATGGTAA